Proteins encoded together in one Sceloporus undulatus isolate JIND9_A2432 ecotype Alabama chromosome 4, SceUnd_v1.1, whole genome shotgun sequence window:
- the RPL10A gene encoding 60S ribosomal protein L10a: MSKVSRDTLYEAVKEVLQGSQAKTRKFLETVELQISLKNYDPQKDKRFSGTVRLKSAPRPKFSICVLGDQQHCDEAKAVDIPHMDIEALKKLNKNKKLVKKLAKKYDAFLASESLIKQIPRILGPGLNKAGKFPSLLTHNENMVSKIDEVKSTIKFQMKKVLCLAVAVGHVKMTEDELVYNIHLAINFLVSLLKKNWQNVRALYIKSTMGKPQRLY; encoded by the exons ATGAG TAAGGTCTCCCGTGACACGCTGTATGAAGCGGTGAAGGAAGTCCTTCAGGGGAGTCAAGCAAAGACACGCAA ATTCTTGGAGACTGTGGAGTTGCAGATCAGTCTGAAAAACTATGACCCACAAAAGGACAAGCGTTTTTCTGGCACTGTCAG gCTCAAGTCTGCTCCACGGCCAAAGTTTTCAATCTGTGTGCTGGGGGATCAGCAGCATTGTGATGAAGCCAAAGCAGTTGACATCCCTCATATGGACATAGAAGCTCTGAAAAAACTTAATAAGAACAAGAAGCTGGTGAAGAAACTTG CCAAAAAATATGATGCTTTCCTGGCCTCCGAGTCCCTAATCAAGCAGATTCCTCGAATCTTAGGCCCAGGACTGAACAAGGCTGGCAAATTTCCTTCTCTCCTGACTCACAATGAGAACATGGTATCAAAGATTGATGAAGTCAAATCCACAATCAAGTTTCAAATGAAAAAG GTGCTGTGTCTGGCTGTAGCAGTTGGCCATGTGAAGatgacagaggatgaattggTCTACAATATCCATCTGGCCATCAATTTCCTGGTATCTCTGTTGAAGAAAAACTGGCAAAATGTGCGAGCCTTGTACATCAAGAGTACCATGGGGAAACCCCAGCGCCTGTACTAA